In the Leptospira bourretii genome, one interval contains:
- a CDS encoding Crp/Fnr family transcriptional regulator, producing MIIKYLTQPNPESLRKAFEGCQELTFSKDEFLFHGGDPVAYMDLLVSGDLQVFKYDGNMNEVTLTFFRPVSIIAEWAVIQGIPYPASGRFTKSSTILRMPLSEVQTRIHKNIELNHILMHSLMNKIDTLNLAINRGLTMDAMQRVAHFLFYGTPDSLALKQTQMASLLYLRPETFSRILKQLKEQGLIDTQKGEISIIDKEGLLKILA from the coding sequence ATGATCATAAAGTATCTAACACAACCAAATCCAGAATCATTGAGGAAGGCCTTTGAAGGTTGTCAGGAACTTACATTCTCAAAAGATGAATTTTTATTTCATGGTGGCGATCCGGTTGCTTACATGGACCTACTCGTTTCCGGTGATCTTCAGGTATTCAAATACGATGGGAACATGAATGAGGTGACCTTAACATTCTTTCGTCCCGTAAGTATCATTGCCGAGTGGGCAGTCATCCAAGGCATTCCTTATCCTGCCTCCGGTAGATTCACAAAAAGTAGTACGATCTTAAGAATGCCTCTTTCAGAAGTACAAACACGCATTCACAAAAATATCGAATTAAACCATATTCTAATGCACTCATTGATGAATAAAATTGATACCTTAAATTTAGCAATCAATCGCGGACTTACGATGGATGCCATGCAAAGGGTGGCTCATTTTTTATTCTACGGGACTCCAGATTCTCTGGCATTAAAACAAACACAAATGGCTTCTCTTCTTTATTTAAGGCCGGAAACATTCTCAAGAATACTAAAACAATTAAAAGAACAAGGTCTTATCGATACCCAAAAAGGAGAAATTTCCATTATCGACAAAGAAGGACTATTGAAAATTTTAGCATAG
- a CDS encoding nitric oxide reductase activation protein NorD, with the protein MEWDQFVFYQGHKLWKKIRKKLTPPNPYYAYQMALEEVRILRYLQTLKKEPTTLILGGELISLGQNYLKFPEEVHWFLSESSSKKFVRIYLAYLSFLSNDKELKKRKSENDLKIKEETSLKKENFFYQFRKFLKVFPGIRGDWKDIKKERFEIRKKDPTQYKKISSILIQTSSSVSDLKHEFPTGKDFISKTDKQKIKSKESKQKLDPIDAEVLEVDEKKIEEYTLGHNFEKIETVEEFDGQWRDIDGEEDMEEEEALQELNLKHIIRTEDPVHTTRSSESGVGTTLEILDEIYLGNRFTYPEWDYKLKNYKPNYCNVIEEFPNQKDVTYTKHVLEKQYSTLTQLKKKMMALLNQTRIKKRLVSGDDIDLDALVDRYADIKAKISPSESIYMNPIRDVSDMALYFLVDLSLSTDSWIQEKRVLDVERESLLLFSECLEDLKIPFGIAGFYSRTRNFNQLIHLKQLSEPWMSARDRLGSLSPIGYTRVGPSLRHVNSILKDTSYKQKWIILITDARPNDYDKYEGKYGIEDVNKAVGECLLNGVQVYTLAIGTEEKPTIPAMMRNASYQMLFHPERLLDSLQEFFRRAIRV; encoded by the coding sequence TTGGAATGGGATCAATTTGTCTTCTACCAAGGTCATAAACTTTGGAAAAAAATTCGTAAAAAACTAACTCCACCAAATCCATATTATGCGTATCAAATGGCTTTAGAGGAAGTTCGAATCCTCCGTTATTTACAAACCTTAAAAAAAGAACCTACCACTTTGATACTTGGCGGTGAGTTGATTTCGCTTGGCCAAAATTATTTAAAATTTCCCGAAGAAGTACATTGGTTTTTATCTGAATCCAGTTCTAAAAAATTTGTTCGTATCTACCTTGCCTATCTTTCCTTTCTTTCGAATGACAAAGAGCTGAAAAAAAGAAAGAGTGAGAATGATCTAAAGATAAAGGAAGAAACATCCCTAAAAAAAGAAAATTTTTTTTATCAGTTCCGAAAGTTTCTAAAAGTATTCCCAGGTATTCGTGGTGACTGGAAAGATATTAAAAAAGAAAGGTTTGAGATTCGAAAAAAAGATCCAACACAATACAAAAAAATCTCTTCAATTTTGATCCAAACATCTTCCTCTGTTTCCGATTTGAAACATGAGTTTCCCACAGGAAAAGATTTTATATCAAAGACTGATAAACAAAAAATTAAGTCAAAAGAATCAAAACAAAAATTAGATCCAATTGATGCCGAAGTTTTGGAAGTGGATGAGAAAAAAATAGAGGAATATACATTAGGTCACAATTTTGAAAAAATCGAAACGGTAGAAGAGTTTGATGGGCAATGGCGTGATATTGATGGAGAAGAAGATATGGAGGAAGAGGAAGCACTACAAGAGCTAAACTTAAAACATATCATTCGCACAGAAGATCCAGTGCATACCACTCGAAGTAGTGAGTCAGGAGTTGGAACAACACTTGAAATTTTAGATGAAATTTATTTGGGAAATCGTTTTACCTATCCTGAGTGGGATTATAAATTAAAAAACTATAAACCAAACTATTGTAACGTTATTGAAGAATTTCCAAATCAAAAGGACGTTACTTACACCAAACACGTATTAGAAAAGCAATATTCTACTTTGACTCAATTAAAAAAGAAAATGATGGCCCTTTTGAACCAAACAAGAATCAAAAAACGATTGGTATCGGGAGATGATATTGATTTGGATGCGCTTGTGGATCGTTATGCAGATATCAAAGCGAAAATCAGTCCGTCGGAATCAATTTATATGAATCCGATTCGGGATGTATCCGATATGGCTTTGTATTTTTTAGTTGATTTGAGTTTATCTACTGACTCTTGGATCCAAGAAAAAAGAGTATTAGATGTAGAAAGAGAAAGTTTACTTTTATTTTCTGAATGTTTGGAGGATTTAAAAATCCCGTTTGGAATCGCTGGTTTTTATTCTAGGACTCGTAATTTTAATCAGCTGATCCATTTAAAACAGCTTTCAGAACCGTGGATGAGCGCACGTGATCGTTTGGGTTCGCTTTCTCCCATTGGATACACTCGGGTGGGGCCATCGTTACGACATGTGAATTCTATTTTAAAAGATACATCTTATAAACAAAAATGGATCATCCTCATCACAGATGCACGTCCTAATGATTATGACAAATATGAAGGAAAATATGGAATTGAGGATGTCAATAAAGCAGTCGGTGAATGTTTGTTAAATGGAGTTCAAGTGTATACGTTAGCAATCGGAACCGAAGAAAAGCCAACGATTCCCGCGATGATGAGAAATGCTAGTTACCAAATGTTGTTCCACCCAGAAAGGCTCCTCGATTCTCTCCAAGAGTTTTTTCGAAGAGCCATAAGGGTGTAA
- a CDS encoding NnrS family protein, giving the protein MKISFFQWSLWNTAFRPFFWFGSVYGILVIGIWLLILSNAITNPIQINSIHWHSYEMVFGFSKAIVLGFLFTAVQNWTNSSILKGKNLFFLLLFWTLGRFSMYPLGIVSYLSFGLDISSDLMVILLLYPKLIVPTQKHNRPILYHYGLFTVFHLLAGFSARSVMDSEKTLLYIHLSIFVILFLILIIGGRVVPFFSGVVIPGYSFKRMPKLETVILYLPFVFYVSLIIQGYLTNHESIHIDITNINFGSVILLFTFLVSFTLFVTNLIRYVSWKPWRSYKKPILWILYTGYFWVCLGFLLYSLVSLGYFPVSSAVHSLTVGGIGVFIYGMITRVSLGHTGRSIVASPLTVGAYILLNFAVVVRVFFPLIGKYNLAYHLSGISWILVFVLFIFQYTKILFSPRPDGKPS; this is encoded by the coding sequence ATGAAGATTTCTTTTTTTCAATGGAGTTTATGGAATACTGCCTTCCGACCTTTTTTTTGGTTTGGTTCGGTTTATGGCATTTTAGTGATCGGGATTTGGTTATTAATATTATCAAATGCGATAACAAATCCTATTCAAATTAATTCCATTCATTGGCATTCTTATGAAATGGTATTTGGATTTTCCAAAGCAATAGTCCTTGGATTTCTTTTTACGGCGGTCCAAAACTGGACAAACTCTAGTATCTTAAAAGGGAAAAATCTTTTTTTCCTCCTTCTCTTTTGGACTTTAGGAAGATTTTCGATGTATCCACTTGGGATAGTTTCTTATTTATCCTTCGGTTTGGACATCAGCTCCGATTTGATGGTCATTCTCCTTCTCTATCCAAAATTAATAGTTCCAACTCAAAAACACAACCGTCCCATTTTATATCACTACGGACTATTCACCGTATTTCATTTGTTAGCAGGTTTTTCTGCAAGATCGGTAATGGATTCAGAAAAGACCTTATTATATATTCATTTAAGTATTTTTGTAATTTTATTTCTCATTTTGATTATTGGAGGGCGAGTTGTTCCTTTCTTTTCCGGAGTTGTCATTCCTGGATATTCATTCAAACGAATGCCTAAATTAGAAACGGTTATCTTATATTTGCCGTTTGTATTTTATGTTTCTCTAATAATCCAAGGTTATTTAACCAATCATGAATCCATTCACATTGATATTACAAATATCAATTTTGGGAGTGTGATTCTCTTATTCACTTTTTTAGTTAGTTTTACTTTGTTTGTTACCAATCTCATCCGTTATGTTTCCTGGAAACCCTGGAGATCCTATAAAAAACCCATCCTTTGGATTTTGTATACTGGTTACTTCTGGGTTTGTTTAGGATTTTTATTGTATAGCCTTGTATCTTTGGGTTACTTTCCTGTTTCTTCCGCAGTGCATAGTTTGACTGTCGGCGGGATTGGTGTTTTTATCTATGGAATGATCACACGTGTGAGTTTAGGCCATACAGGAAGAAGCATTGTTGCATCACCACTTACAGTAGGTGCTTATATTCTATTAAATTTTGCGGTAGTTGTTAGAGTATTTTTCCCTTTAATCGGGAAATACAATCTGGCCTATCATCTTTCAGGAATTTCTTGGATCCTTGTTTTTGTTTTGTTTATTTTCCAATATACAAAGATATTGTTTAGCCCAAGACCAGACGGAAAGCCATCTTAA
- a CDS encoding CbbQ/NirQ/NorQ/GpvN family protein — protein MLTKKAPYYEPIGKEIEIFQMAAENSLPLLLKGPTGSGKSRFLEYMAHTLGRRLITILCNDETSSVDLVGRFLVKGADTIWMDGPLTTGVKEGAIVYLDEVAEARPDTLVTIHSLTDHRRTLFLERKNEEIQAHPDFLLVASYNPGYQRGFKELKPSTKQRFLGLDFPYPKASVEEKIIVGETGISDSISKKLVQFAGLVRNKSELGLAETVSTRLLVSCAKLMAKGLPARLAGRTAIILPLSDDLDTVAALQDSFDLIF, from the coding sequence ATGTTAACGAAGAAAGCACCCTATTACGAACCAATCGGTAAGGAAATAGAAATCTTTCAAATGGCGGCAGAGAATTCTCTGCCGCTTTTGTTGAAAGGTCCTACAGGCTCTGGTAAGTCTCGATTTTTGGAGTACATGGCTCATACATTAGGCCGTAGACTCATAACGATACTTTGTAACGATGAAACATCTTCTGTTGATTTAGTCGGAAGATTTTTAGTGAAAGGGGCGGATACCATTTGGATGGATGGGCCTTTGACAACAGGAGTCAAGGAAGGAGCCATTGTCTATTTAGATGAGGTCGCAGAAGCAAGACCAGACACTCTTGTAACCATTCACTCTTTAACTGACCATCGTCGTACTTTATTTTTAGAAAGAAAAAATGAAGAGATCCAAGCTCATCCTGACTTTTTACTCGTTGCATCCTACAATCCAGGATACCAAAGAGGATTTAAAGAATTAAAACCTTCCACCAAACAACGATTTCTTGGTCTGGACTTTCCTTATCCGAAAGCTTCTGTCGAAGAAAAAATTATCGTGGGAGAAACGGGGATTAGCGATTCCATATCGAAAAAGCTAGTCCAATTTGCAGGTTTGGTGAGAAACAAATCAGAGTTAGGTTTGGCGGAAACGGTTTCGACAAGATTACTTGTTTCTTGTGCCAAATTAATGGCAAAGGGCCTACCGGCGCGCTTAGCAGGAAGGACTGCAATCATTTTACCACTCTCTGACGATTTGGATACGGTTGCTGCATTGCAAGATAGTTTTGATCTGATTTTTTAG